Proteins encoded by one window of Vitis riparia cultivar Riparia Gloire de Montpellier isolate 1030 chromosome 11, EGFV_Vit.rip_1.0, whole genome shotgun sequence:
- the LOC117925113 gene encoding very-long-chain aldehyde decarbonylase CER3: MVARAVLSAWPWENLGTFKYLLYGPFIGKLLYSKFHEDAQTDTWCLHILILCALRGFIHQLWCSYSNMLFFTRNRRIQKQGVDFKQIDREWDWDNFILLQALIASVAFYIFPFLADIPVWNTRGVIAALILHIGVSEPLYYWVHRRFHGNYLFTRYHSLHHASTVTQSFTAGSATFLEHLILSAVVGIPILGSSLMGFGSISMIYGYVLIFDFLRCLGHSNVEVVPHAMFHAFPFLKYLIYTPTYHSLHHTEMGTNFCLFMPLFDALGNTMNCKSWELHKKITSDTGKYGRVPDFVFLAHVVDVISALHVPFVFRSFGSLPFATRIFLLPLWPQAFVIMLLMWAWSKTFLVTFYNLRGRLHQTWAVPRFGFQYFLPFATEGINNQIEQAILRADRLGVKVISLAALNKNEALNGGGTLFVDKHPNLKVRVVHGNTLTAAVILHEIPQGVKEVFLTGATSKLGRAIALYLCQRKVRVLMLTLSTERFQKIQREAPVEFQNYLVQVTKYQAAQNCKTWIVGKWITPRQQNWAPSGAHFHQFVVPPILPFRRDCTYGDLAALKLPEDVQGLGSCEYTMERGVVHACHAGGVVHLLEGWTHHEVGALDVDRIDVVWKAALKHGLKPVNEAMEQNPQ, translated from the exons ATGGTTGCTCGTGCCGTGTTGTCTGCTTGGCCATGGGAGAACTTGGGCACCTTCAAG TATCTGTTGTATGGAccttttattggaaaattgttATACTCGAAGTTTCATGAGGATGCCCAAACGGATACATGGTGCCTGCACATTCTCATCCTATGTGCACTTAGAGGTTTCATTCACCAGTTATGGTGCTCTTACAGCAACATGCTTTTCTTCACCCGAAACCGCAGAATTCAGAAACAAGGGGTTGATTTCAAGCAGATTGACAGAGAATGGGACTG GGACAACTTCATACTTCTTCAAGCTCTCATTGCTTCAGTGGCCTTCTACATCTTTCCATTCCTTGCTGATATACCTGTATGGAATACAAGAGGCGTTATTGCTGCTCTGATACTCCACATTGGGGTTTCAGAGCCTCTCTACTATTGGGTACACCGACGCTTCCATGGAAACTATCTTTTTACCCGCTACCATTCACTGCACCATGCGTCTACAGTCACACAGTCCTTTACAG CCGGGAGCGCAACGTTTTTGGAGCATCTGATATTAAGTGCGGTTGTTGGAATTCCAATACTGGGTTCTTCGCTCATGGGATTTGGATCCATCAGCATGATATACGGATATGTCCTCATCTTTGATTTTCTCAGATGCTTGGGGCACTCCAATGTTGAAGTTGTTCCTCATGCCATGTTCCATGCCTTTCCCTTCCTCAAGTACCTCATCTACACACCTAC ATACCACAGCCTGCACCACACTGAGATGGGAACCAACTTCTGCCTTTTCATGCCCCTCTTTGATGCACTTGGGAACACCATGAACTGCAAATCATGGGAGCTACACAAGAAGATAACCTCTGATACAG GAAAATATGGAAGAGTACCGGATTTTGTGTTTCTGGCTCATGTGGTGGATGTAATATCAGCACTGCATGTGCCTTTCGTTTTCCGATCTTTTGGATCATTGCCATTTGCAACAAGGATCTTCTTGCTGCCATTGTGGCCTCAGGCTTTCGTTATAATGCTACTGATGTGGGCTTGGTCCAAGACATTCCTTGTCACTTTCTACAATCTAAGAGGCAGGTTGCACCAGACATGGGCTGTTCCTAGGTTCGGTTTTCag TATTTCCTACCATTTGCTACAGAGGGCATCAACAATCAAATAGAGCAGGCCATTTTAAGGGCTGATAGGCTAGGCGTCAAGGTCATTAGCCTTGCTGCATTAAATAAG AATGAAGCTTTGAATGGGGGTGGAACCCTCTTTGTTGACAAGCACCCCAATCTTAAAGTTCGAGTGGTCCATGGGAACACCTTGACAGCTGCAGTTATCCTTCATGAGATCCCTCAAGGTGTCAAAGAGGTGTTCTTAACAGGAGCTACTTCAAAGCTGGGAAGAGCAATTGCCCTGTACCTTTGTCAACGAAAAGTACGAGTTCTG ATGTTGACTCTATCAACGGAAAGGTTCCAAAAGATTCAGAGGGAAGCCCCGGTCGAATTTCAAAACTACCTAGTCCAAGTGACCAAGTACCAAGCTGCCCAAAACTGTAAG ACGTGGATTGTGGGCAAGTGGATCACACCAAGACAGCAGAACTGGGCCCCATCAGGTGCACATTTTCATCAATTCGTGGTCCCTCCCATTCTGCCCTTCAGAAGAGACTGCACCTATGGCGACCTTGCTGCCTTAAAATTACCTGAAGATGTCCAAGGGCTTGGGAGCTGTGAG TATACCATGGAAAGAGGAGTAGTCCACGCGTGTCATGCGGGCGGCGTGGTCCATCTCTTGGAAGGTTGGACTCACCATGAAGTTGGGGCTCTGGACGTGGACAGAATCGATGTGGTTTGGAAAGCTGCATTAAAACATGGGCTGAAGCCAGTGAATGAGGCCATGGAACAAAATCCTCAATAa